Proteins co-encoded in one Corynebacterium tuberculostearicum genomic window:
- a CDS encoding type II secretion protein F yields MLSFLLLAAALLAPAPSIAGRLASATRRVHASSVVILGAVFCGSLVFYSVGRISIAIAAAIIAWCVSWYAKDILAARAERRGRDGLAAYLGVVTADLRAGATLAGALARGVESLPATTPREVSAALESTATLAARGAPPHMALKDAEGDKALPELFRLGHLLELSTYHGIAVASLLDQAQSRLDASRHHQQSTSATLQGPQATATVLACLPIAGIAMGGAMGANSLGFLFGGGLGGLLLVVGVALACGGFAWSRVIIRKAAA; encoded by the coding sequence ATGCTTAGCTTCCTCCTGCTCGCCGCCGCACTACTCGCGCCCGCGCCTTCAATCGCTGGCCGCCTGGCGTCCGCCACGCGCCGGGTTCATGCCAGCTCGGTGGTCATCCTGGGCGCGGTATTTTGCGGCAGCCTAGTGTTCTACTCGGTGGGGCGCATCAGCATTGCCATCGCCGCCGCCATTATCGCATGGTGCGTGTCCTGGTACGCGAAGGATATTTTGGCCGCCCGGGCGGAGCGCCGCGGCCGCGATGGGCTGGCTGCCTACCTGGGCGTGGTCACTGCGGATTTGCGCGCTGGGGCAACGCTAGCCGGGGCACTTGCCCGCGGCGTGGAATCCCTCCCAGCTACCACCCCGCGCGAGGTATCCGCCGCACTAGAATCCACGGCCACCCTAGCCGCGCGTGGCGCACCACCACACATGGCGCTAAAGGATGCGGAGGGTGATAAGGCTCTGCCAGAGCTCTTTCGCCTCGGCCACTTGCTGGAGCTTTCCACCTACCACGGCATTGCGGTGGCCAGCTTGCTCGACCAGGCCCAAAGCCGCCTCGATGCCTCCCGACACCACCAGCAATCCACCTCCGCTACCCTGCAAGGCCCCCAAGCTACCGCCACGGTGCTTGCGTGCCTGCCCATAGCCGGTATCGCAATGGGAGGGGCCATGGGAGCCAATTCGCTTGGTTTCCTTTTCGGCGGCGGGCTGGGCGGCCTCCTCCTCGTGGTCGGCGTGGCACTGGCCTGCGGCGGGTTCGCCTGGTCGCGCGTCATCATCCGGAAGGCGGCCGCATGA
- a CDS encoding type II secretion system F family protein, giving the protein MTPLIFVALAALVGLPSHIGRLAAAHTTEATAKTPRDGPTARGGLISKLKPAAPLDPLAVAGDVELFAACLAAGLSVHGATSAVARTADTQTKDLWETVSALLGVGVPMHSAWGHMKGHAGLGDLAQLVIMSGQSGATIAAGCQRICTSLRAEASAHATAQAERAGVFIALPLAVCFLPAFIVLGLAPVVISLGAQLL; this is encoded by the coding sequence ATGACCCCGCTCATTTTTGTGGCCCTAGCCGCCCTTGTTGGCCTTCCGTCGCACATTGGCCGGCTAGCCGCTGCGCACACCACCGAGGCCACCGCCAAGACCCCGCGCGATGGCCCGACCGCGCGCGGGGGACTGATAAGCAAACTCAAGCCCGCAGCACCGCTGGACCCACTGGCAGTAGCCGGCGACGTCGAACTTTTCGCAGCGTGCCTGGCCGCAGGGCTGTCCGTGCACGGCGCTACCTCCGCGGTAGCCCGCACCGCGGATACCCAGACTAAGGACCTGTGGGAGACCGTCTCCGCCCTGCTTGGCGTGGGAGTTCCCATGCACTCCGCGTGGGGTCACATGAAGGGTCACGCGGGGCTGGGGGATTTAGCGCAGCTTGTCATCATGTCGGGCCAATCCGGCGCCACCATCGCGGCCGGATGCCAACGAATCTGTACTTCTTTGCGCGCGGAAGCATCCGCTCACGCCACAGCGCAGGCGGAGCGCGCAGGAGTATTCATTGCCCTCCCGCTGGCGGTGTGCTTCCTGCCAGCATTCATCGTTCTAGGACTTGCGCCCGTAGTCATCAGTTTGGGCGCGCAACTTCTTTAA
- a CDS encoding DUF4244 domain-containing protein, whose product MHALNKYSQLIRNDEGMSTIEYAMGSLAAAALAGVLYMVINGGGVVDAIEGIITDALSNTPS is encoded by the coding sequence ATGCACGCACTTAATAAGTATTCCCAGCTCATCCGCAATGACGAGGGGATGAGCACCATTGAATACGCTATGGGCTCTCTGGCGGCCGCTGCGCTTGCCGGGGTGCTCTACATGGTCATCAACGGCGGCGGGGTGGTCGACGCCATCGAGGGCATTATTACCGACGCCCTATCGAATACCCCGAGCTAG
- a CDS encoding Rv3654c family TadE-like protein has protein sequence MNRTRRLGEEGYATIAAAGIIVAIVSLLLIVAAVGSRVAARHEAQVAADLAAVAGAWALATGEDACTVASDTAVLNGATLETCAESGRDVIVTATVRGRSTQAKAGPV, from the coding sequence ATGAATAGGACGAGGCGCCTTGGCGAGGAAGGCTATGCCACCATTGCCGCGGCCGGCATCATCGTCGCGATTGTGAGCCTGCTGCTTATCGTGGCGGCAGTGGGCTCGCGCGTGGCCGCGCGACACGAGGCCCAAGTGGCGGCCGATCTCGCGGCGGTGGCCGGTGCCTGGGCCCTCGCCACCGGCGAGGATGCCTGCACTGTTGCAAGCGATACCGCCGTGCTCAACGGCGCCACCTTAGAAACCTGCGCCGAATCCGGCCGCGACGTCATCGTCACCGCCACGGTCCGTGGCCGGTCCACTCAGGCGAAGGCCGGTCCGGTCTGA